In Xiphophorus hellerii strain 12219 chromosome 13, Xiphophorus_hellerii-4.1, whole genome shotgun sequence, the following proteins share a genomic window:
- the hivep1 gene encoding zinc finger protein 40, whose product MPRTKQNNPRNLKDKIEEAQKELKDPNGSQEGVSESSQRAADSIKGLKRKKVVGENQLKKNPKSPVKKPLKSKSCEAAAHDSSPKDTKPSSFPTRPSSNPPTSPNRKEDPENVVQTAASLEEGSYFSDAEKVKQESSRPPSREPSDSKESPQVTAEEPLAKDSKSPEHGFVGESYRSSDPLDVLLKAMEPDFSTLTERKSPSQAMAINKPPATLYSQLRGGVTPLPAVNLGLQTQPPHMQTYYIDKQGNVIGIAAALQGNLQTSQQGAPQFMPVASNSEKPSLHMNFSTGPPAPMGTNALPQSQPPVAQTCQSIPASVPSTIQVPVTPSSNQMQMTTVMNFGAEQVAKDQKLKKPGKYVCEYCSRACAKPSVLLKHIRSHTGERPYPCVTCGFSFKTKSNLYKHKKSHAHAIKLGLMARSESGGGSLSQESDKAAGTHSEAEESADSDEEGSTADLDPDSTQSCTAASSENSLQGAGITPLELNSPVRSSPSRRAHEPKVTAALPKVVVYPVNASPLRADSPRVTGAAPEQAAAQRQRDFQATNLRPGILSSLKEVEGTNPSLDTVSEDEDQQCKSPLLGGHAQLQRQQATDFSQQQQPKCLLSPRSLGSTDSGYFSRSESADQAMSPTSPFVKIIPPVDLDISKNPLPSIPALAATLMHVAEQKPRPPERQMRPPLEATARSLEERISKLISDNEAVVDNKQLDSVKPRRTSLSRRGSIDSPKSYIFKDSFQFDLKPMGRRSSSSSDIPKSPFTPTDKSKPVFLLSVPSPYPPMDCLPITRSNSMPTTPGHSALPVNVAPIPHPLRVCQSFDDKIGSLNDEVFSSAPPTPNPAMHSRTLVRQVAVEDFSTSEGHGLPSVRSMDEGHHGPSISADLMQRSKSFEHGQDRNKKPQQNKGTMYECETCRNRYRKLENFETHKKFYCSELRAPKNKPVVVKESDQDVFHVGIQHPIIPRSTIGSGILDQQTSIRKRRKMKSVGDEDDQSPTDTIPPCSVSFESPIDPTNRTFSRHSLIVEVQPKNNQPKLPQIQLVARGMNTDSRLSPIRETQNSSSVKGELPRQGSGTSVIKHTNSLTSHSSFEADSVDRVSPVITMEKDSLSEANIEGAAAGSAETYHEKMTKSSSTEYVNQKNEQSNDGRLSVNSTPVQSRLVRQSNIQVPEILVTEDSDREHETQAAEPADKPPDQFNWPQRSESLSKLPAEKLPPKKKRIRLAQMDHSSGESSFESTLSRSLSRDSSLSRCSSISASFDRDELSRSESPSRGESSGKAPDTQSLSAAFNTLGVPGIMRRAASEQITCTQPSVEISSDYRSKSFDCGNVSPSRSLSPVAQPKTGQLSQVPLIERRRGPLVRQMSLKIGPESQQPVRKTVIPADKAPITNVSSFPQNRSQQIHISSRRPASQPFILHPTEAPLQKNEQIVQSINLGSPTQLPQVHGLPHPWHQTSRVKITQKIQQPLSQITVGRESVQNKTSVFEDKKCFVPKYQLQCPQRSSQTFSFSCAQGTQIALPILTIPIANPMLSIPKSSDVIQNVFVASQQASEIKTKTVVLAAEQQKNQPGPVPLPQILITHEQMHPSSSLSNKSIPSSSHSIVETTPQVVLTAKKDVPPNHPDQVPSFCTQKLASVTLCPQQEPTASSKRMLSPANSLDIYMEKHQKRAKDEHGVACLTDGRSLSYLNSKMSEVTRQRKLMLVRQVCTTEPADSPIETEAPPLPDVKTASEKDSEATDDVKPMSPDGSGLEKDKRSVIPEESVLTIMKGSQDTSVPNTSLKPHEKTEEQRWSPAKSLIRPASFHSGQGKLTTSVSMVNTKDTHRLSFPSLKTTTTFTWCFLMKRKPLHVQQIGLKTSAYTSWTVNPNNPNPLGLPTKMVMSLFDSKQSSKKIHYTSAIKTSGKSDILSYSGKLKDIMPRVLAAQKSVSTEPRGKLQPEPQTSNDSDKEVTPSAEPRRVKIFDGGYKSNEEYVYVRGRGRGKYICEECGIRCKKPSMLRKHIRTHSDVRPYHCVHCNFSFKTKGNLTKHMKSKAHSKKCMEMGVPAGAVEDPDAEDSGDRSHLSSTDRQDSDGDDSDGPDDEENDDEEEEDSQAESGLSTNPSVSASPQHASSKEADVPPSALLAQMSISVVSLPSKPLEPSDCVLVTCPAPLVLSPPPVTATADCCPSDSDSVHMMSPVSPCRQMSIDYPDFDGPVSPPAPSRGSRPLQNSGPAAVNSESSTPVDRSTQTSYTPQLQLPLQAAAETHLFSHLPLHSQQPARSPYSMVPVGGIQLVPAGVTAFVPLQAGPVQLTIPAVGVIHRAASPLPAPSSPGQAEGGPAALGGVVPCFPLGPVTGLETLNLMGLANAPGLTLNAALGLQVLTSGPAPQGAAQSPVPGLQIVNIALPAIIPSLSALSPLPPGADAQPPATPELPAEKEEGRIPPRQNPGPGADRPEPPAGPTKLTDEYNEASSDDEDRLVIAT is encoded by the exons ATAAAATCGAAGAGGCGCAGAAGGAGCTGAAGGATCCGAATGGTTCACAGGAAG GTGTGTCTGAGAGCAGTCAGAGGGCTGCAGACAGCATAAAAGgcctgaagaggaaaaaagttgTTGGAGAAAATCAGCTGAAGAAAAATCCCAAATCTCCTGTGAAGAAGCCCCTGAAGTCAAAATCATGTGAAGCTGCAGCCCACGACTCGTCACCTAAAGACACGAAACCTTCCTCCTTCCCCACCCGCCCCTCCAGCAATCCACCAACGTCTCCAAACAGAAAAGAAGACCCAGAAAATGTTGTACAAACTGCAGCATCCCTCGAGGAGGGGTCCTATTTTTCTGATGCTGAGAAGGTGAAGCAAGAGTCTTCTAGGCCTCCGTCACGTGAGCCCTCGGACAGCAAGGAGAGCCCGCAGGTTACTGCCGAAGAGCCTCTTGCCAAAGACAGCAAGAGCCCAGAGCACGGCTTCGTGGGAGAGTCGTACCGCAGCAGCGACCCTCTGGACGTCCTGCTGAAGGCGATGGAGCCTGACTTCAGCACGCTGACTGAGAGGAAAAGCCCCTCGCAGGCCATGGCCATCAATAAACCACCTGCTACTCTCTATTCTCAGCTCAGAGGGGGAGTAACTCCTCTCCCTGCAGTCAACCTAGGTCTCCAGACGCAGCCTCCCCACATGCAGACCTATTACATTGACAAACAGGGGAACGTCATTGGCATTGCAGCAGCTCTGCAGGGAAATCTGCAGACATCTCAGCAGGGAGCACCACAGTTTATGCCAGTTgcttcaaattcagaaaaacCCAGTTTGCACATGAACTTTAGCACCGGACCACCAGCTCCAATGGGCACCAATGCTTTGCCCCAAAGCCAACCCCCAGTAGCACAAACATGCCAGTCTATTCCTGCCAGTGTTCCCAGCACCATTCAGGTTCCAGTAACGCCGAGCAGCAACCAGATGCAAATGACCACTGTCATGAACTTCGGTGCTGAGCAGGTCGCCAAGGACCAAAAACTTAAAAAGCCCGGAAAGTATGTATGTGAATACTGCAGCCGGGCATGTGCAAAACCCAGCGTGCTGCTCAAACACATCAGGTCTCACACAGGAGAGCGACCATATCCCTGCGTCACCTGCGGCTTTTCCTTCAAAACCAAGAGCAACTTATACAAGCACAAGAAATCCCACGCTCACGCTATAAAGCTGGGGCTCATGGCACGCTCTGAATCCGGAGGTGGATCGTTGTCTCAAGAATCGGACAAAGCTGCTGGTACACACTCAGAGGCAGAGGAGAGTGCTGACAGTGATGAAGAAGGTAGCACCGCCGACCTGGATCCAGATTCTACGCAGAGCTGCACAGCTGCTTCCTCTGAAAACAGTTTGCAAGGTGCAGGCATTACACCCTTAGAGTTGAACTCACCAGTAAGATCCTCCCCAAGTCGGAGGGCCCACGAACCTAAAGTGACGGCAGCTCTTCCAAAAGTTGTTGTGTATCCAGTTAACGCATCTCCTCTGAGGGCAGATAGTCCAAGAGTTACAGGTGCTGCACCTGAGCAAGCTGCTGCTCAAAGGCAAAGAGACTTTCAGGCTACAAATCTGAGACCAGGCATTCTGTCCTCCCTGAAGGAGGTGGAAGGTACAAATCCCTCACTGGACACTGTAAGTGAGGATGAAGACCAGCAGTGCAAGTCTCCCCTGTTGGGCGGGCATGCTCAACTTCAGCGGCAGCAAGCTACAGACTtctctcagcagcagcagcccaaGTGTTTGCTCAGTCCCCGCAGTTTAGGAAGCACAGATTCTGGTTACTTCTCTCGCTCTGAAAGCGCCGACCAGGCCATGAGCCCCACAAGTCCTTTTGTGAAGATAATCCCCCCAGTAGACCTTGACATTTCCAAGAATCCACTTCCCAGCATCCCTGCCTTGGCTGCAACTTTAATGCATGTAGCTGAGCAAAAACCACGACCCCCAGAAAGACAAATGCGCCCACCACTGGAAGCCACTGCCCGCTCCCTGGAAGAGCGCATTTCAAAGCTGATATCCGACAATGAAGCAGTGGTGGATAACAAACAGCTGGACAGCGTTAAGCCACGGAGGACCTCTCTGTCCAGAAGAGGCAGCATTGACTCCCCCAAATCATACATCTTCAAAGACtcatttcagtttgatttaaaaccAATGGGAAGGCGGTCGAGTTCCAGCTCAGACATCCCTAAATCCCCATTCACCCCCACAGACAAGTCAAAGCCAGTGTTTCTGCTCTCCGTTCCTTCCCCCTACCCTCCAATGGACTGTCTGCCAATAACACGAAGTAACTCCATGCCCACCACGCCTGGACATTCAGCCCTACCTGTCAACGTTGCTCCCATCCCCCACCCTCTGAGGGTCTGTCAATCCTTTGATGATAAAATTGGTTCCCTAAATGATGAGGTATTCTCATCAGCACCACCAACTCCAAACCCTGCCATGCATTCTCGCACTTTGGTCAGACAGGTAGCAGTGGAAGATTTTTCCACAAGTGAGGGTCATGGCCTCCCTTCTGTTCGCTCCATGGATGAGGGCCATCATGGCCCGAGCATCTCCGCTGACTTAATGCAGAGGAGCAAGTCATTTGAACACGGTCAGGACAGAAACAAGAAgccacaacaaaacaaaggcaCGATGTATGAATGTGAAACCTGTCGGAATCGGTACAGGAAGTTGGAGAACTTCGAAACTCATAAGAAATTCTACTGCTCAGAGCTTCGTGCCCCAAAGAACAAGCCAGTGGTTGTTAAAGAAAGTGATCAAGATGTTTTTCACGTCGGCATACAACACCCAATCATCCCGAGGTCAACAATCGGCTCAGGGATACTGGATCAACAGACATCAATCAGGAAGAGGCGGAAAATGAAAAGTGTTGGTGATGAGGATGATCAGTCTCCAACTGACACCATCCCACCATGCTCAGTTAGTTTTGAGTCTCCAATAGATCCTACCAACAGGACGTTCTCTCGACATTCTCTAATAGTAGAGGTCCAGCCCAAAAACAACCAGCCAAAGCTACCTCAGATCCAACTTGTAGCACGAGGGATGAATACAGATTCTAGACTGTCGCCCATTAGAGAAACCCAGAACAGCAGCTCGGTGAAGGGAGAGCTACCTAGGCAGGGCAGTGGGACGTCAGTGATTAAACACACCAACTCTCTTACCAGCCACAGCTCATTTGAGGCGGACTCTGTGGATAGGGTCTCTCCAGTTATAACCATGGAGAAGGACTCCCTGAGTGAAGCCAACAtagaaggagcagcagctggcTCCGCCGAGACCTACCAtgaaaaaatgaccaaatcCTCCAGTACTGAATATGTAAACCAAAAAAACGAGCAAAGCAATGATGGCAGGCTTAGTGTTAACTCCACGCCTGTCCAGTCTCGTCTTGTTCGCCAAAGCAACATCCAGGTCCCTGAGATTTTAGTCACAGAGGATTCAGACAGGGAGCATGAGACCCAGGCTGCCGAACCAGCAGACAAGCCTCCAGATCAGTTCAACTGGCCTCAGAGAAGCGAGAGCTTATCAAAGTTACCGGCAGAGAAACTtcctccaaaaaagaaaaggattcGGTTGGCTCAGATGGATCACTCCTCAGGGGAATCCAGCTTTGAGTCTACTCTCTCACGCAGCCTCAGCAGGGATAGCAGTCTCTCTCGTTGTTCCAGCATCTCTGCCTCTTTCGACAGAGATGAGCTCTCTCGATCTGAAAGTCCATCCAGAGGCGAGAGTTCTGGCAAAGCCCCCGATACCCAAAGTCTGTCAGCAGCTTTCAACACCCTTGGTGTGCCTGGAATCATGAGGCGTGCCGCATCTGAGCAAATCACCTGTACACAGCCCTCTGTGGAGATTTCAAGTGATTATCGTAGCAAGTCCTTTGATTGTGGAAATGTGTCTCCCAGCAGGTCTCTGTCACCTGTTGCTCAGCCAAAGACTGGACAACTCTCCCAGGTACCGCTTATCGAAAGGAGGCGAGGGCCACTGGTTCGACAGATGTCTTTAAAGATTGGCCCAGAAAGCCAGCAGCCTGTGCGGAAAACCGTCATCCCTGCAGACAAAGCTCCCATCACAAACGTCAGCTCTTTTCCACAGAACAGATCCCAGCAGATTCACATATCCAGTAGACGCCCCGCATCTCAGCCATTCATACTTCATCCTACAGAGGCACCCCTGCAAAAGAATGAGCAAATAGTGCAAAGTATTAATCTAGGAAGTCCGACTCAGCTGCCACAGGTCCATGGTCTTCCACACCCTTGGCATCAAACGTCAAGGGTTAAAATTACCCAGAAGATCCAGCAGCCGCTCAGCCAGATCACAGTGGGTCGGGAAAGTGTCCAAAACAAGACTTCCGTCTTTGAAGACAAGAAATGTTTCGTTCCCAAATATCAACTTCAGTGCCCTCAGAGATCAAGCCAAACATTCTCCTTCTCTTGTGCACAGGGGACTCAGATCGCGTTGCCAATTTTAACTATTCCAATAGCCAATCCCATGCTGAGTATTCCCAAATCATCAGATGTAATacagaatgtttttgttgccaGTCAGCAAGCCTCTGAGATCAAGACCAAGACAGTTGTCTTGGCAGCCGAGCAGCAGAAGAATCAACCAGGACCTGTTCCACTGCCGCAGATCCTGATTACTCATGAGCAGATGCACCCTTCTTCCTCCCTGTCCAATAAAAGCATCCCGTCATCGTCTCACAGCATTGTCGAGACCACCCCTCAGGTTGTGTTGACAGCAAAGAAAGACGTTCCTCCAAATCACCCAGACCAGGTCCCTTCTTTCTGCACTCAGAAACTGGCTTCAGTAACACTTTGCCCCCAGCAGGAACCCACTGCTTCCAGTAAGCGCATGCTTTCCCCTGCCAACAGTCTGGACATTTACATGGAGAAGCACCAGAAACGGGCCAAGGATGAGCATGGGGTGGCTTGTCTGACAGATGGAAGATCACTCAGTTACCTCAATTCAAAGATGTCTGAGGTGACACGACAGAGGAAACTGATGCTCGTTCGGCAGGTTTGCACAACAGAACCGGCGGACAGCCCCATCGAGACCGAAGCGCCTCCTCTGCCTGACGTCAAGACAGCTTCTGAGAAGGACTCGGAGGCAACAGATGATGTGAAACCCATGTCACCTGATGGTTCTGGACTGGAAAAAGACAAGAGAAGTGTGATTCCGGAAGAGTCTGTTCTCACTATTATGAAAGGGAGTCAGGACACCTCTGTGCCCAACACCTCCCTAAAGCCCCACGAAAAAACAGAGGAGCAGAGATGGTCCCCGGCCAAATCCCTGATCCGACCTGCTAGTTTCCATTCCGGACAGGGGAAACTGACCACATCGGTATCGATGGTGAACACCAAGGACACCCACCGCCTGTCTTTTCCCAGCTTAAAGACCACTACCACCTTCACATGGTGTTTCCTGATGAAGAGAAAACCTCTGCATGTCCAGCAGATTGGCCTGAAGACATCAGCTTATACTTCCTGGACTGTAAACCCTAACAATCCCAACCCCCTGGGGCTACCCACCAAGATGGTGATGTCTCTTTTTGACTCCAAGCAGAGCTCCAAGAAAATCCACTACACCTCTGCTATAAAGACGAGTGGGAAGTCGGACATCCTGTCGTACTCAGGCAAACTGAAGGACATCATGCCCCGG GTTCTGGCTGCCCAGAAGTCTGTGTCAACAGAACCGAGAGGTAAACTACAACCAGAACCTCAAACCAGTAACGATTCAGACAAGGAAGTGACCCCTTCAGCAGAACCACGGCGCGTCAAAATTTTTGACGGCGG ATACAAATCTAACGAGGAGTATGTGTACGTGCGTGGCCGTGGACGAGGAAAATACATCTGCGAGGAGTGCGGCATTCGCTGCAAGAAGCCCAGCATGCTGCGCAAACACATCCGCACCCACTCGGATGTGCGGCCGTACCACTGTGTCCACTGCAACTTCTCCTTTAAGACGAAAG GGAACCTGACCAAGCACATGAAGTCCAAGGCCCACAGTAAGAAGTGCATGGAGATGGGGGTGCCAGCCGGGGCGGTGGAGGACCCGGACGCAGAGGACTCTG gtgACCGAAGTCATTTGAGCAGCACCGACCGCCAGGACTCGGATGGCGATGACTCGGACGGGCCTGACGATGAGGAGAACGacgatgaggaagaggaggacagcCAGGCGGAGTCGGGCCTGTCCACCAACCCCTCGGTGTCCGCCAGCCCACAGCATGCCTCCTCCAAGGAGGCTGACGTCCCGCCCAGCGCGCTGCTCGCCCAGATGTCCATCAGCGTCGTGTCTCTCCCCTCGAAGCCCCTCGAACCCTCAGACTGCGTCCTAGTGACCTGCCCCGCCCCCCTGGTCCTCTCCCCACCGCCCGTCACCGCCACCGCAGACTGCTGCCCCTCCGACTCGGACTCGGTGCACATGATGAGCCCGGTGTCGCCCTGCAGGCAGATGTCCATCGACTACCCGGACTTTGACGGACCCGTTAGTCCACCGGCGCCGAGCCGCGGCTCCAGACCGCTGCAG AATTCTGGACCTGCAGCGGTGAACAGTGAGTCCAGCACTCCGGTGGACCGCAGCACCCAGACGTCCTACACGCCTCAGCTGCAGCTCCCCCTGCAGGCGGCTGCAGAGACTCACCTGTTCAGCCACCTGCCGCTGCACTCGCAGCAGCCGGCCCGGTCGCCCTACAGCATGGTGCCGGTCGGGGGGATCCAGCTGGTTCCGGCTGGTGTGACTGCCTTCGTACCGCTGCAGGCCGGGCCGGTCCAGCTGACCATCCCGGCGGTGGGGGTCATCCACCGGGCTGCCAGCCCGCTGCCGGCGCCGAGCTCCCCGGGTCAGGCGGAGGGCGGGCCGGCGGCGCTGGGCGGCGTGGTACCGTGCTTCCCGCTGGGCCCGGTGACGGGCCTGGAGACACTGAACCTGATGGGGCTGGCCAACGCGCCGGGTCTGACGCTCAACGCCGCGCTGGGCCTGCAGGTCCTGACGTCCGGCCCGGCTCCGCAAGGCGCCGCCCAGAGCCCGGTGCCGGGCCTGCAGATTGTCAACATCGCACTGCCGGCCATCATCCCATCGCTGTCCGCCCTCAGCCCGCTGCCGCCCGGCGCCGACGCCCAGCCGCCAGCGACACCGGAGCTGCCAGCGGAGAAGGAGGAGGGACGGATCCCCCCCCGGCAGAACCCAGGACCCGGCGCCGACAGACCAGAACCGCCGGCTGGCCCAACCAAGCTGACGGACGAATACAACGAGGCGTCCAGCGACGACGAAGACCGACTCGTCATCGCCACCTGA